The genomic segment AATGTTTCACACCACTGCACAACATAGGTCAgcctaaattttaggtgtagaccaggcctgggtctTAACAATCGGTAGGGGGTTTAATAGGCTGTTAATGATCATCATAGCATGTAGACCTAAGGTGTGAACAAAACAGCTGTAAATTTGATTTGATCATGTGAGCATGTTGCACTTTCCATGAGGCAGAATGTGCTTTGGGATATACAAGCAGCCTTTAAAACCTGAATCCTTATTTTCAAGGTGAAATTTTTATATAAAGTGGAAACCATTTATATGGAAACTCAGTTTATGGACCCTACTAGAACATGTCACAATACAGCAGTCATCTTTTGGGCTACAAAAGAAACAATCCTGTTTACCGTGCAACAACAGTAGTCCTTTGAAGTGTGTTCTtcgaaacaacaacaaaaaatggctTTCTATATGACCCTTTCTGTGCAGGCTTATACGATCCACCTCAAAGCAAGATCAGATATACTTTCCAAACACACAGCAAAACCTACATCTATCGTTCCTCTTTATATGTTCATTGTTTAGTGCAAGTGTACTTTTCTGTGCTCTCCTGGAGGACAGCAGCTTCATTCTTTTCTACCAGGCTAGAAGATCAACAGAGCAGCACCTCAAGAAATATAAACAAGCAAATGATTGGCTAGTAGTCCTGATTTTAAATAGCTGCTATGCGTTATTTAGGAGGAGGTGAGCAGGGAGAGGGAAATGTAAGTGTCCACTGCAGATACCTCAGTCCTTCACATTGAgcgcctctgcatttattttctGACAGAATAAGGAAAGTCCATGAGTCAGTCTTGATCGACCTTTTCTGAGTTGCAAAGATGACCATAGATTTCTAAGCAGCCCCTGCAAGGGAATAAAGTAAATTTAGGCCACCAATTCTATGAAATAATGATCTGGAGAGTTACAGGAGGCGGACTTTATTTATGAAGAACATCCTAGTGCTGCAAGATGTGCAGGAATAGCACTGGATATCAACCAGGTTGGCTGACTAAGCATGTAGAACTGTGAGATTTGCCTCCAGAATGCAGATCAACTTATCCTTAGCACAGAGTTTGACAAATGAGGAACTACCTCTACGGCAGAGAGGAATGGCGTTGACATGCAGGCCACAGACAAAGGAGTAGACAACACACACTTTCaaatttgggtgcccaattttagGTTTCTTATTTAGATGTCTCAAGCCATATTAAGTGGCCTAACTTTTAGTGGTGAACACCTGCAGCATGTGTAAGTATCCAGGAATTCTGACTATTGGgcaacttttatttaggtgcaAATACGGATTTAAGAGTCCAAGACTGACcattcacatttgaaaatgttggcctttgaAACCTGTGATTTAGAATAATCTGGCCTACATCTGTAGTgtcctaaagcaggggttctcagacttttttgtactggtgacccctttcacacagcaagcctctgagtgtaaaccccccccccttgtacattaaaaacacttatatatttaacaccattataaatgctggagccaaagcagggtttggggtggaggctgacagcttgtgaccccccccccatgtaataacctcatgaccccctgaggggtcccaacccccagtttgagaacccctgtcctaaagTCTTTGCTACCTGATACCCGTTCAGAAGGGTGGATAAAACTAACTCCTTTGGCAGTCTTGGGAGAGGGACTAGAGATGAAATGGGCTAGGAGACTGAATTTCTCCCTCTTAAGGAAGGGGCGATTCCCTACTAATTGTTTTGAGGGAAGCATATCATCTCTCTCTGGAGTGAGGGACTATTTTCTGAAACTGTACAAAAGGAAAAAGTGTGGGGAAATGAATGCTacagtaaaaagaaaaattactAAACACCTCCAGAGCCTGTACAGCCCAAGGAAGGGGTAAGATGTCCCGAAGTGCAAACATTGATTTGCATCAGAACAATCATCGGTCTCGCATCTCAAtgtatttttgtttgaaattctTGGCGTTGTGGAGCATTCCCATATCACGATGAGGCGTCCCCAGGAAAAATTAGCAGTAGTGGTATCTTGGCTAGAAGGGGAATTTTCCCCTTTGCTTGTGGTGATGGAGAATATCCACAGGTGCGTTTCCCAAACTTTTCCAAAACTGGGGCCTTCTTCAGGAAAATTGTGCCCCCACTTCAATCCTTCTGTGTTGCTAAAGGTCTATCCATTTTAATTTCTATCAGTCTCATCCTGCTCTCTGGTAAATACTTATGAGTTCCAATCCCTCCCCTTTCTGGCTGACACTGATGGAATTGTGCCTAGTTTGCACGGTAAGTGCTTTCCATCAAAGTAGTGCCGCTCTGGCCCCCTGCTTGTATAGGAACTAGGACCCTTAGGCTCCTACTCAACCAATTTCTAAGGCTGCCCTTGAAAACTactgaaaacagaaataaactGACTTGTAAATAGATAGCTCCTGGTGCAGGCTGGTCCTTAGCTCTTCCAATTCTTGGTTCTTACGTTGCTGAAGTTGGACCTCATTTTTCAGCTCCCGTAGCCTCTCTTCCATCTCTTCCACCTGTTCCTGTGGACAAAGAAAATGTCTGATGTGTAACTCTGAAACACAGTGTCTGGGAGATGAAGGTTAACCAGCTCTTAGTGTTGTctacatggggaggggtgggaggaagacGATTTGCCCTGCTTGCAGCCATCAGTATAGCAGATCTGCCTGTTTACATTATGGGTTTGCACGGTTGCAGCTATACTGGTGGCTAGCCCCACCCATTGATTAATTCCCTGGTATAGATAAGGAACCTAGTTTGCCAAGGGAGGAAGTTCTGCTCTTGGCTGAATGTGCTAATGCATGCTCAGTAGGCTCATCTGTACGTATGGGATGTTTCTCAGCTCATAGTGCCTCAAGAAGCGATAACTGAAGTGTAATACAAACAGGAAAATTGTGTTTCAGAGAGATCTAATCTGTATTTTTATCTTAATGTAAAATTGCCAGGAGGTAAAGAGGAAATTAATGGGGAAAGTACACCCTGAGTTCTTGTGTGATGTGGAAATAGGGGGGAGATCTGAATCAATTTTCAGCAAACCCTGTCCTTTCAGAGCGCTGAATGGGAAGAGAAATCTAAAATGAAAAGTTGATGTAAGGCCATAAGCTGATCTGGACATAGATGGCTTGACCTCTTCATACAGAGCCTGCTGCATCTGTTACCTTCATGCATGATCAGGGGAACTTGCCAAAAGCTTTTCAACAGTAGCGTTCAGAAAGGGTATAGGGATTGAAATCCAAGTCCAGTTTTAGAAGCAACTGACTGCCTTGGCTTGCTTTAACTTAGCTGAAAAGCTGTGGAgtgaaatggggataaatgtGGTGGATCATCTTCACCTAAATGCACTCTGTAGGTATTTAATTGCTTTCCCTTTCCCTACAAAATGGGGGAGAAATGCTTAACATTGAACATTTCTCTTGTCTTTATAGATAACCTCTGGCAAGGGAGGCAGCCCAACCCTGTGGCAGAGTATGAGAGACTGTTACTATTAATGCAGGAGGAAGTCAGCCAGGCAGTGCTTTCACTGGGACCCAAAATGTTCGGGAAACAGCTGTACCAGGGCATTCAGAAAGGCTTTTACTTCTAAAGGAGCACCAACTTAATTTACTAGATGGCATAGACTCTATTAATAGCTGTGTTAAGAAAAGCAGAGAGAACAATTACTGAAAACAGTCTGCCATTATAGGCCTTGACTGTACATTCTCCCCTTTGAATTTTGTGGGTTCAGGTTTGGTCTCAAAAAGCATATTCTAGAAATAGAAAAAACTAGGGAAAGTGTTTAAAGACAGGGAAAGAATTTCTATAGGAAGAGAGATTAGAGTTGGACTATTATGTTTTAGAGAGGAGGTGAATGTGATAGAGGTATAGAAAAAGGGTCCGCTAGGGGGCTTCTGTTTATCCTCtgtcataatacaagaacaagataAAGGAAATGTAgcagattttaaaatggaaaaggaaACTTACACAACTCCTTGaactgtagaactcattgctaAAAGAGAACGTGGCAAAGATTCAGAGAAGGAGTACTCATTTATCTGAGTAATATCTGCCATTATACCAACTGGGATAAAAAAATGTATAAGAGGCCTAAACCTTCAcgtttcagggcataaaccaaccacTAGCTGCACTTGCTTAGAAAGAAATTCCCTCTCCTTTCCATCCCCTAAGCAGGCTATGGCATAAGTAGCCATGATGAAGGTTTAAATCTTTCTTTGAAGCTTCTGATGTTGGCCAGTGGAGGACACAGGATACCagactggatggaccattggtctaatccAGTATGGGAATTTGTAGGAaaatcatttctctctctctaggggGGAAAATAGCCCTACTTGAAACAATAGAGGGAGGTCTACAGCTCTTCCCATCAACATCAGTAGTTTGGTAATAACAGTGTATTTGGTTTAGGCATTTGTAATGGTGCCAAACATCTCCACAACTGGTGCTTTGTGTTACTCAAACCAGCTGCTCGTAAAGGCTTAAATTTTCAAGATAATATTTGACATCCACTCCCTGGCTTTGCCAATGATGCACCAGTGAGGACAATTCCAATGTGTCTTACACAGCAGTCTGAAGCTCCCCAAGTTAGCAGCCCAGTGTCCTGCCAACAAGGTGACAAGATAAATAACAGGCGTAAACCATTTAAGGCTTTATAAACTAACCAGCACCTGGAACTAATCCCAGAAGCAGACGGTACTCTGAACACTAGTGTCATCGTAGAAGCTCGCTTGGTATAAGAGAAGCTGCTGTATTCAGCACAAAGTGAAGCTATTAGGTGCTTCTCGGGTAGCCCCAAGCAGAAATGTGATGTGCTGCAAGTTGGACTCTTTGGATAcatctctccttttctctctctctctctctctctctctctctttgtttatgATGTGCTTATCTCTGTGGTATTTGAACATGCATGTCTCTAAGGCAGAAATAAATCTGCAGAGGTGTGTGTATTACATACCTGTTAAGCTAGTGTGTCTGTATATtggatatgcagtgttgttgtagtcctGTTGGTCCCACTTTATGCCTGTGTATCCAGTATACAGAGACATGTTCTCCTGGGACAAATCTAAATAgagacagggccagatcctccggtGGTGCTAATTGGTGtcgcttcattgaagtcaatggagtttcagTGAATTATACAGAGGATCTGTTTCATTGTGTCTCATAGGTCAGTCAAAGCTTGGAggcttttcaaaaaacaaaaaccttttagCAGGACTTGTATTTGACATCCGATTTAAATGCAAATACATAAGACAACTGCTGCAGGTATAAAAATCAACAACTTTGGCACTACACTGCTTCACAGGCTTTAAACTAACTCCTTGACAATGAACATGCATGTGATAAGCTCATGGTGTTGCACTTCAGGCCCTTAattaagatttgtttttaaagtaacaaAGCTAAAGTTATTGCTGCTCCACTGTGTTTCACACAGTGTGCGAGGTAGGGACTGGCTTTGTTATTTGGAGGGGTTATCTAGGTGCCTCATGCTTGAAGAGATCAGTAACCGATCCGGTTAACCTAGAAGAATATTTCCTTTGGCTGCCCATGGTGGTGAATCTCTAGCAATATCGCCTAGTGTCCTCTTTATTTCTAACCTCTCTTTTCTGCCTatctagcagctcccattgcttTGCCTTGCCTCCATCAAGGAGAGGGGACATCAGTCGTTTCTGGGCTACTAAATGTATCAGCAAGTAGAAGATGTCTGACTTCCTATTACCCTTCTTATTCCCTGCCATCTTTTCCCTTGGCTCTGAGTGCAGTGTCTTCTATATCCTAGTttccacaggtttcagagtaagATTCCCAACTCTTGTGTGTAAGGTACTTGTCTAGCACCAATCACTGTAGTATGCTGTTGCTGAATCCAGGAGCCAGACCACTTACATGGAAGCAGCAGAGACTAGGCCTAGACTAGAATGGTGTTTAAGCTATTTTATAGGCCCGTAAAACGTACCCTGTACTGGAGAACTTCTTCGTCCCGTTTTTGCTTAATGAGCATGATCTGTTCTTCCAGATTTCTGTTCTGCAGCCGCAGCCTGCTGGCCTCTCCCTGCAGTGGTCTCAGTGTCTCCTTCAGCCCCTGAATCTCTCCCTGTGTTTGTTGCAAAGCCTTAGCACTGGCTTCTCTCCTTTCTAAAAGGCACACGAGCTGCGGCTCATAGTGTTTCTCCAGGCCCTGGCGGCTCTCTGCCACAAAGCTCTCGAACTCCATGGAAAGCCTTcggctctcctgcaagtaatggctATCCCCCCGGTACTGGGGCATCTCCAGACGCTGCCTGAACTGTTCCTTCTGCTTTTCACAAGTCTCTCTCAGCTGCGATATTTCCTCTGAAAGCTGGCTGACCCTGGTTTCCAGTTCAGCCCGATAGACCGCATACTGGGCCATGTCATGCCGTCTGGTTTCCAGCTGGTACTGGCAAGCCACACACTCTCTGGTCACCTTGAATAGCTTCTGCTTGACTTGTCGGATCTCATTTCTCAGATTGTCCCGCTCCAGCTCCACCTTGGCCTGCAGTCTGTAGGCTGCCAGTATCTCCTCATGAGCTTGTCTGATTTCTTGAAGGGCAGGTTCCCGGAGCAGCGTGAGTTCCTGGATGAGGctatccctctcctcctccagctgctccaCTGCTTCGATGCATTCCTGGAAATGCTCTCCCAGCTCCTCAATGCTCAGAGTCTGGGGCTCTGCAACATCTAAGTCCAAGGGAGCATCTGCGCCATCCACATGCTGCTCCAAGGGTGCGTCTGTGTTGTTCAGCTCCAGGGGGGCATTTGTGACATCCATATGTAGCTCCAAGGGGGCATGTGCAACTTCAGGCTCCAACAGGGCATCTGTAGCATCTCCCTCGAGCTCTAAGCATGTACCTG from the Emys orbicularis isolate rEmyOrb1 chromosome 23, rEmyOrb1.hap1, whole genome shotgun sequence genome contains:
- the SYNC gene encoding syncoilin, which gives rise to MDCSPDSCLSVQVSPWLDQEWDLMADSEPPLELHVDDAGTCLELEGDATDALLEPEVAHAPLELHMDVTNAPLELNNTDAPLEQHVDGADAPLDLDVAEPQTLSIEELGEHFQECIEAVEQLEEERDSLIQELTLLREPALQEIRQAHEEILAAYRLQAKVELERDNLRNEIRQVKQKLFKVTRECVACQYQLETRRHDMAQYAVYRAELETRVSQLSEEISQLRETCEKQKEQFRQRLEMPQYRGDSHYLQESRRLSMEFESFVAESRQGLEKHYEPQLVCLLERREASAKALQQTQGEIQGLKETLRPLQGEASRLRLQNRNLEEQIMLIKQKRDEEVLQYREQVEEMEERLRELKNEVQLQQRKNQELEELRTSLHQELSIYKGCLEIYGHLCNSEKVDQD